CTGAGAAGGCAGAAGCCGAGGACAGAGCTGAGCCTAGTGTCAGCCACGTATTAGAAATGCTGTTAAGAAAAGGCATCAAAACATACTATAACAGTAGGAAAACTTGAATTTACCATCATCAGGAGAAGTAAAACGTCTTGTCATGTTATGTATGCTTGCGTACACATTAGGCTCATTTCAAAGTTTTTCATCGATTTGCGAGCATCTAGCTAGACAATTTCAGTAAAAACAAGAGCTTATTTCTCCTTCATGATTGTTTGTACTGCTAGTCTTACTGCCTGTTCGCTGTTGAATTTTGGCTTCCACCCAGCCTCCAACAGCTTCTCTATCGAAAGATGCATTATTTTCACGTCTCCTCGCCAGCCACGACCACCATCAACCCCACCCGTGAAAACAAACTTCACGTCACGAAGACCCATCTCTTCAACCACAATTTCGCCAATTCTGCCAACGGTAACTTGATCGTCAGAACCCACATTGAAAATCTCAACTCGTTCCTTACTCTCCAAGAATCTAAGAGTCAAACGAAGAACAGCCTCTATGCAGTCATCAATCCACAGATAAGACTTCTTCTGAGTCCCATCTCCCAAAATCTCCAACCACATGGGATCAGCACGAAGCTTCTCGATGAAGTCCACTATGACGCCGCGACCACTACGAGGACCAACCACGTTGGCAAACCGCAAAATCAAAGCCCGAAGCCCAAAGGTCCACGCGTAACTACAAGCCAAACCCTCACACCCAAGCTTGGAAGCACCGTACGTAGAAATGGGAACCAAAGGCCCATAGCTCTCAGGCGTAGGCAAAACAGACGCCTCACCGTAAACAGTAGAAGTAGAAGCAAACACCAGAGTCTTAGCAGTTTCACTCCTTCTCATAGCCCCCAAAACATTAAACGAACAAACCAAGTTCTCCTGAAAATGAACGGAAGGATCTGTCGCGCCCACACGAACCTCAGGATTCGCAGCAAAATGAAAAACAACCCCAACCCCTGCAACCGCATCATCAGCAACCCCAGCGTCCTTCAAATCACCTTGAATAAACTTGAAACGTGTGTTATCTAACCATCGCCTGATATTATTCAGGCTACCGACAGTCAAGTTGTCAATAACTGCTACGTCCCACCCTTCTCTCATTAGACGATCTACAAGATGGCTTCCAATGAACCCTGTGCCACCAGTAACCAAAGCCTTACGATGCACAGAATTCATGATGTCACCGTCAACTTAGGGTTTTTCCCTTACTTTTATGTCATTATCCTCTTAACCTGTTTCGTTATATTCGTTTGTGTTTCTGGGACTCCTCGGCAAGACATGCATGCATTTTGTCCACGTTCCGTTTCCCCAATAATTCGGAACCGCAAAAACAATTTAAACTTTGACCTTTATAACATCTAAGGTCAAGGTTATCAAATTGCCTGAAATAATCCCGATTGTGATAGTAAACTGGAATGCGGCTCGCCTTTTGAAGGAAGTCTGTCTGAAATCAATCGTCGGCATGGATGAACCCTTAAGGGTGAACGGAATCAAGGCTCGAGTTATTGTAATTGATAATGGATCTTCTGACAATTCGTTCAGGGTAATCAACAACTTTACGAAAAGGCGTGACTCGAACATCAAATTTGAGGCAATATGGCAAGCTGATGATCTAGGATTTGTCAGGTCAACCAATTTAGGAATTAAGCTTGCATTTGAGGACCCCGCAGTCAATTTTGTTGCTACCCTAAATCCTGACACAAAGGTTCATCCAGATTGGTTAGTGAATCTTGTTCAACGTACAAAAGAAACCAAAAAGAAAGAGAAAATCGGGATGTTCGCTTCAGAGATCGACATCTTGGAAGTTCCCAAACATGGAATCCCCAAAACTACAGATGAACCTTTCAATTATGGGCATTCCTATCATCAAGATGGAGCTTGTTACGATGTCGGGTTCGGTGGGTTTAAGGTTGATCAAGAAAAAAGGTTTTGTCATTGCCACGCTGGAGCCTTACTCAAAAGAGAGATGCTTGAAGAATGCGGACTCATAGACGAAGTCTATTTTGGATGGTACGATTGCCCGAATCTAGGATGGAAGGCTCGACTGAAAGGGTGGAAATTTGAGTTAGTTGAAGGAGCTAAAATGTGGCACAGAAAGTCAGAAGCGAGGCGACGCCCAGAAATTAGAGGAATTGTTGAAAGAAATCGAATACTGACTATTTTAAGATTTATGCCTCTTGATAAACAGCCGTTGGCCATAGGAGAATATTTGAATGGATTCAGACGTGATGGTACAAACTATAATGAGAAAATGCATGCAATCAAGGAAGCCAAAAAGCTCTTTAGAGGTCAGTATCCAGCAGATCCTATTGTACGCAGTAACATTTATGATACTTACTGCCGTCCTCCAAGGGAATGAAAATGCATGCATGGACTATAATGAAACTTCAATTCCAAAAAACAAGATTGCCCTTAGCTACAAAAACCTTATTAAGTAAACTAGTCTGCATGCATGGCAAAATGAATCGACCTGTAATCAATGAGCACATATTTGTGGTAGATGCACGCAGACAAAACAGCCAAACCTGTCATGAGCACGCTGGATTTCCCCAGAATAGGTAGACTTTTGTTTGGTTGAGCTGAGCAAGACGTTTGAGCACTAGACTTGAGTGGTTTATGGATGCTTCCTTGAGCCATTTTTTATAGTCCTTTCTGGTGAAGTGAGTGTGCTCCCCAACGATTCTTCAGCTGTAAAGAAAGGAAAAATTTGCAAGAATTGACTTCACTTTATCGACTTTTCCTTTCAGCATCCGTTTGTTATATTCTGGAACAGAAAGCATAAACAGAATGTGTGCACGCGAAAACACGATGAAATGAAACTACTAGGCACCTTTTTTATCTATTTTATATATTTTCTCTATTTTATCCGACATGGTTTAAATTCCTGCTTATCGCACGCTTGTTTAGAGCGTGGCTGAATGGCAAGTGTAACGCCTGAAGGTGTCCGCAACCGCATAAATCTCTCAAGTTCAGACATTGACGATCCGACAGTCACAGAATTTATCGTGGATGCTTGTGCCGAAGTTGAGATTGAAACGGGTCGGACCATTAATTATTCAAGTTGTCTGCAAGCTGAGGCCGCTGCTATCACTAATCTTGCGGCGATCTATTGCTTGGTTTACATAAGCGGTGGAGTTGCTTCTGGTCTAAGCTATAAAATTGGTTCTCTAAGTGTTTCTGAAGCAGGCAGTGGGCCCTCTCTGAGTGGAAAGGCTGATACCCTTTACCGAGAAGCTCAACGGTTGATTGAGAGGTTGCGCAAGCCATATCTCGGGAGGGTTTAATATGGGCTATTTTCCGCAGATTCTAAACCAAGAAGGGGTAACGGTTACTTGGAAGAAAAGGCAGGAAGGAGCAGCTGACCCTGATACTGGAGATTTAGCTATAACTTGGGCGAACCAAGACATTAAGGCCATTGTGCAGCCAGCTCGAGCAGAAGAAATATTGTTTGAACCCGGTTATTCTGTGGCTGATTACATTCGCATTTTTGTGACTGCAAACATTCAGCATAAAGACCGTGTGGTTTGGCAGAATGATGAATGGGAGATTCTGCCTCCAGAATCGTATCATTTTCGTGGCAACTTGGAGTATCGGACAGCCTTGTGTAGGCGAGTGATAATATGAGCATAGAGAACCCTAAAACTACACTTCTCACTCTAATCAAAGACAATATTTCCCTCAAGAAAGATGACAATGTTACGGCTGCAACTTGCCACGTCAGCCAAGAAGGTTTCAACTCTAAAGCATTCAAGAATTTTGATACTCAAGTTACTATCGATTTTGAGCCTGCTCGGAGCACTGTCCGACAGTTGGCCATTGGTGCTGGAAAAGTTCTGTATCAAGATTGTTATCGCATTACCAGTTGGGCAATTGACAAAACTGGAATAACAGGCAAAAAGATGCGGTGGAAACTTCGCCGAGAAATAGAGCGCATCATAAGGTCTAATTGTAAGTCTCCTGGCGGAAACCTCAGTTATGTTGATTTAATTTCTCCATCTGAAAGTGAGGACCTGCAGTTTAGGCCTCCTTGGTGGGCTATCACTTGGTTTGTTATTACGCATCGGTTTGGAGGAACAACATAGAAAGGAGTTGAAAAAATAGAATGTCAACATCAGTATATGGCGCACATGAAGCAAAGCTATACTACATTGAAGAGACAACCTACGGTGAGACGCCGGCCCTGCCTGATATGCATGGAGTAGGATCTGTTATAAGCGTTGACCCAGCGGTGAACCCAAGTAACGTTAAAGTGCGGGGAATAGGGTCCAGAGACCTACAGTTTATCAAGAAAGGCCTGAGACAAGTCAATCTGAGAATCCAATACAACCCATATGGCATAACCTTCCTAGATTACGTAATGACCCTCAAATCACTCAGCATAGAAGTTTACTATGAGAAAACAACTGGTATTATCGATCTGCTGCACAAGGGCTGCAGGATAGATAGACTAACCGTGGAATGCTCAGTCGAAGACCTGCTGAAAGTGACTGCTGAACTTATAGGACAAAACGTGACCGTTGGAACCGCAAAGATCGGGAACACATACACTGATCACGAAGCAGCTGTGCTATTCTACGAAAGCTACGTGAAGAAGGGAGTAACGACGCTGGAACGTGTGACTGACTTCAAGTTTGTTATCGCGAACAACTTGAAACGTGTTCCGGTGATCAGAAGTACAAATGGTTATCTGCTGAAGTATTTGCCTGAGAGACATCGAATGCTTTCAGGTGAAGTAACCTTTGACTTTGAGAGCAAGGAAGAGTTCGATGACATCATAAATGACACAGAGTTCAGCTTAGAGTTTGGCCTTGGAAGCACCAACAAAGCCGTATTTAGTAACTGCAAATGGGAGAACGTCAGCACACCAACACGCATCGAGGATCTAGTAGCTCTGAAAGCACCGTTTATTGCCAAAACCGTGGCGATCAGCTGAGAGGTGGTTGAAAGTGAGAACAGAAACTATTGAGGTTGACGATCGATTCGGAGAGGAATACGCAGGGAAATATCGCCTTAAAGAAATTAGCTGGGCAAAGCGTTCGAGGATAATCCAGAAGCATACGAAGTATCATCCGATAACAGGGAATGTACTTCGCAGCGATTATGTGGCTATTCAAGCAGAGACGGTTATCGCGAGTTTGAAGGAGCAACCTAAGTCTAACCCGATTACATTGGAGAAGTTGCTGAGCGACGAAGACGGGATCCCAGTAGGTCTTGGCGAATTGTTGAGTAAGGCTGCTAATCGAGTCTGCGGCTTAACCGTGGAAGAGCAAAAAAACTGTTAAGGGCGATGAGACGTGAAACTCCACATTCGAGCCTCACGAAATTCCGTTTATGCAAAGAGTTCGGCTGGACCCTGGAAGAACTTGAGCGTCAACCAGCTAAGACCATTGAGGAATTTCTTGTTATCCTTAACGAGGTGGACCGGCAAACTAGGGAAGAGGTGGAGAAGGCTAAGCGTCAAAGCCCTCATGGAAGGAGATTCTAATGCCCTTCGCTGAATTGAACGTGCATATTGATGGAATACCCGAGTTGCGTTCAAGACTCAATCAGTTAGATGAGGCCATGAAGGAGCATGTGCATTATGGCCTAGCTTTCGAAGGCGAGAAGATCGCAAATGTAGCCAGGGCATTATGCCCTGTTAAAACAGGATATCTGCGAAGCACAATTTTCGCCAAGATAGAAGACTGGATCCTAAAGGTGGGGGCTTCTGCTCATTACGCTGGTTACGTGGAGTTTGGAACCCGGTACATGAAAGCCCGTCGCTTCTTGAGTCGAGCTGTAGAATTGAGAATGCAGAGTCTAGTGAAGGTTGTTCATCGTGCTATTAGTTGGGCGATAAGGGAGGCTTCTGGATGAGTTTTCACGAAGTAGCCATATCTATTCGTGCAATCAATGAGGCTAGCCCTGAATTTCACAGAATCAGCGCCGACGTCTCGACGATGGCTGCTGAGGTCAGAGCTTCCGGTGCGGTGATGACTTCAAGTTTTGAAGCTGCAAGCGTTGAAGCGAGAAGTATGGGTGCTGAGGTCGTAGTGGCTGCAGAAGAGGTTTCCTTTAGTCTCAGTCATGCAGGTGAAGAAGCCGAAGAGATGGCTTCAAAAATCGAGCTTTCTGGAGCAGCTATGCGCGAGGCTACTCGGGACCTTACAACGTTGGGGATGGGTACAGTTGCTATTGGCCGTCTCGGTGAACAATTTGGCATTCTTAATAAGGAACAGTCAAATTGGATGACAACTCTGGGCATGTCGTTAACCGCTATAGGCGGCGTTGTCCGTGCAATCCAAGTTCTCAGCTCGGTTACATCCGTCGCTACCGCAATTCAAAACGCCCTCAACATCAGCCATGCAACATTCCTCGCTCTAACCGGTGTTGGAATAGGTGTGATTATAGCGGCTGCAGCTGCTATGGCATATTTTGCTTCTCAAATGAATGCTGCAACATCTTCTGTAGAGAGATATAACGCGGCTGCAGCGGAGACGCCTAGTTATACTCGGTCAATTCGGCGGGCTGGTGAGGAAGAGGAACTTAGAAGGCGGGGAATTGAATGAGCATAAACATAGACAAAAAGAAATTACGCAAAGAGTTATTTGATGAGCTTGAAGGTTCAAAATCGCTTCCTCTCTGGTATACCATAGGCACGGGATGCACAATCACTTATGATGGTGAATACTTAAAAGTGCACAATCTGGCAGGTCAATATTCAGCTATTGGAACAGGATTTGGAAGCCCAGCCTATCAAGCTACAAGAGATACTTATTCCCTTCTCGTAGCAGCAAAAATAAAAGCGCCAAGTGGTGATACAAGTATCTACTTCTTTTTCCTTGAACCCAGAAAAGGCAACTACGATAATTTTCAAGGCTTTCGTCATGATGGCGCAAACCATTGCTTTGAATTTCGGGATACTGGCGCCGAAGAACAAGATAATATCGCAGGTCAAGATTGGACAACTGAACACGCGTTTATGATAAAACACAAAAAAGACGGAACCTTATGTCAAGGATACATTGACGGTGCACTCAAAG
This genomic stretch from Candidatus Bathyarchaeota archaeon harbors:
- a CDS encoding SDR family NAD(P)-dependent oxidoreductase, with product MNSVHRKALVTGGTGFIGSHLVDRLMREGWDVAVIDNLTVGSLNNIRRWLDNTRFKFIQGDLKDAGVADDAVAGVGVVFHFAANPEVRVGATDPSVHFQENLVCSFNVLGAMRRSETAKTLVFASTSTVYGEASVLPTPESYGPLVPISTYGASKLGCEGLACSYAWTFGLRALILRFANVVGPRSGRGVIVDFIEKLRADPMWLEILGDGTQKKSYLWIDDCIEAVLRLTLRFLESKERVEIFNVGSDDQVTVGRIGEIVVEEMGLRDVKFVFTGGVDGGRGWRGDVKIMHLSIEKLLEAGWKPKFNSEQAVRLAVQTIMKEK
- a CDS encoding glycosyltransferase family 2 protein, which encodes MTFITSKVKVIKLPEIIPIVIVNWNAARLLKEVCLKSIVGMDEPLRVNGIKARVIVIDNGSSDNSFRVINNFTKRRDSNIKFEAIWQADDLGFVRSTNLGIKLAFEDPAVNFVATLNPDTKVHPDWLVNLVQRTKETKKKEKIGMFASEIDILEVPKHGIPKTTDEPFNYGHSYHQDGACYDVGFGGFKVDQEKRFCHCHAGALLKREMLEECGLIDEVYFGWYDCPNLGWKARLKGWKFELVEGAKMWHRKSEARRRPEIRGIVERNRILTILRFMPLDKQPLAIGEYLNGFRRDGTNYNEKMHAIKEAKKLFRGQYPADPIVRSNIYDTYCRPPRE